The stretch of DNA AAGTCATTTAATAGCAATTTGCTTGGAAGAACTTGCAATTTCTAAACAAGCATATAGACTAACATACACCAATTCGAGAAGGCTCCTCACAGTGTAAAGGTATGAGGAAGGGTCAACATAAGCAAACATAGCCTTGCATATGCAAAGAGGCTGTTTCCAAATTTAAACCCATGGCCAGCTGGTCACCAAAGCACAACTTTACCGTTGTGCCAAGGCTCAGGCTCAAGAAACAAGcatttaatattaacaaaatataataacataatacGCAGCAACTACAGGATAAGTAAATATAGCAAGTAGCAACTGATAAGCAGTCAAGAACAGCAAGCAATTTACTACGATTCTTATTAGATACACTATAATATTCAACTGAAAAAATCCATTTGAATCTCAAACAAAAAGACCCTCACATCCTGTCTAAATCATAATTAAACTTAGCATTAGACTCATAAGCACGGGTGACTTAGAAAGATAGATAAATTACGCaacaaaataagtaattcatGCATACCCTTATGTAACCGCTTCTTACTAAACCTCGTATTGCAAAGAGCATTACTAGTTCCTTGTCCATCAGAATTTGCCATGCCATTAGGCACTACAGCAGTTTGGTTGGTGTGGCTTTCAAATGTAGTCCTAAccaattgattttttcttctcttgtagTAGCCATCAGAGAAGGCAGTTTGGCCATTGTCATCAGTGGAGACAGACACATCACACGAATTTGATGTTGCAACCAATTGATTTGTTTTGGGCTTTATATATACTATTCTCTTCGTATTCAAAGAAAGAGGATTGCCTTCGTTTACTTCAACTTGACTCTCCCCATTATCGGATGGAACAGGTTGGTTTTCTAGAATTTCACAATGCTTCAGTGCATCTTCAGAAGAGTTCTGtgcattattattaatttctataaatGTTTTAGGATCAGATACATTTTCACAGGAACCACCAGAAGGTTCTACCAATGAGGAAGATGTATTTTCCTCTGATTTGGTGTCAATTGGTAGTGGAGGTGTTCTCTGCCTCTGCCTCTGCTGAGAATATGTTGCTCCTGCTCTCAGGTACATTGGTTGATCTGTCACGTCAGCCCTGCTTTCAGATTTAGTGCTTTTTGATATTTCACCAAAGCCCGAAGAAGATGACTTATTAACAGAGGAGATTTGAGGTAGAGCAGGAACTGGGGTAGGTTTCCTTACAAGACTGTTTCCTTTACGAACATACGAGGTATTTTGAAAGTTCCCTTTCCTTTCCAGAATTGGCCTTTTGGGAGGAACTGTTCTTACTGAATTGATTCTAGGTACAGAAATAGGGGGATTATTACCTGTCCGATGCCAAGTTCGAGGCTTTGACACATGAGTTGAAGAGGCAGATGTCTTCGTCTCCGACTTCAAAAAGGTAAAAGAATGACCTGGAAAAGTTTTGGGAATGACACTACCTGACTGATTTTTGGTCCCACTCAACCCAAAACGATATGAATTTAGAGCCTGAGTTGTAACTTTGGAAGAAACTTGGGATGGTTCTgaaattgttttctttgttaTCATATTACTGTGTCCAAATGCACTATCTGACCTACTATTCTGTATCGTCTGATGTACCGACGAAGTATTTTCTTCAACCccacaaatattttcatcattgATAGCTGTGAATTCTAAAGACCTTCTATCCGGTACTTCAGATGCCATCCCTTGAGAAAAGATATCTGATAATGCGCCAGGTGCATCCACAATGAATTCGTCATTCGAATTACTTGTAGTGACTTCATCACCACTAGTTGGACAGGACATAAGGTTCTGCTGAGCAAGCAAATCATTCTTAACATTGAGATCATTAGGTTCCATGTCAGGTCTTGGTGACCTTTGCACAAAGTCTCTATATTGATAATTTCCCTTAACGGCCTGTAAATCAGTCTTTTCTCCCAATGTATTTCCAACACCTAAAACACCAATTTGAGTATTACTCACAAGCACAACCGGAGTAATGTTTTCTTTGCACTCACCTTCCAATGGTGAGAAGTGATCGTTTTGAAATGCCAAGTCCTCACATGGTGAAAAAGAGACTATGTCTGAGTGTTGTAATTCCGAATACTCGGAACTCATGGTTTCCCTATTTGCATCAGTAGAGTCAAAAGATCCTCCACTAAAAATATTGTCAGACATTTTGGTAATACTCTCTGAATAAGGCATTGACTGAACAGAAGACGGTATGCACATACCCATGCTTGACAAAGCAAATTCTTTCTGATGTTCTTGGTTATCATTGAGATTGACTGGAGTTTCCACATCAGATGTGGTGGTAACCACAATAACAGCACTGATTTCTGATTGACATTGAGTGAAATTTGGGTTAGCTGTGACTTTTTTCCTTTTAGAAGATGGTGAAACCTCATTTGCATCATCATTGTTGTTATTTGCAGCATAAAACTGAGTCTCTAAAAACTCCCCTTCCTCATGTAAAGCAGTAACCCCATCCAAACCAGTTATTGAGTCAACATCGTTTTGAACAGACTGATCTAAAACTATAGAAGCAGATGGATCTTTCGACATTAGACCCGTGCCTCCATCCACATTATTAGCAAGGCTAACAGGATTTACATGATCTGGAGATAAGGACTCCATCTCTGaactcaaaatatttaattgtgttctagcttttctcttttttatcttctttgtGTTCCCTTCACCAGATCCAGCTAAAATATTAGAATCTGGGAATGTTTTTTCTGTCTCACAATTCTCAGGGTGCATGGTGACATCACCATGGGCCAATTGGTTCCCAGCATCATGCATGATACCAGAGCCGTGAACAATACAATCTTCTAAATTAGATGATCCATTATCAGAGCCTTGCTTCAGTGCACTGGAATGTTGTAGGCAATCTAGACCATCTTGAATCCTAATTTTTCTTGAACTCGAAAAAGTATCGCtggtttttaatatttcatcCCCTGCATCTACAAGATTGTTATTCAGTGGGGATTGTACATTTGAATAATTCCCAACTGATAGAGACCCTTCATTCTGACTTAATTGCTTATTACCATAATCCATGTGATTGACTTCAGAAATAGTACTCCCACTTAAGAATTCAGTAACCGTGTCAGTACCTGGAACAGAATTATTTGCACCTAAACAATCGGAAGTATTTGCATTATCatgcataaaaataatatttccatTATCAAAGACATCATTATTAACATCTAAACAACCTGAATCACTCTTCTTATCTTCACTACTAGAAGCACGAGATggaaattttgaaatgtttcCATCTCTTTCAATTTCAAACCTGGATACTTCCCTATTATCAGAATCTTTGTCACTCTCACAATCTTGCGATGTGGAATCTGGCCCCAAACTCAGCTGCGGTAAACCTCCCTCTTTATCTTCTTTCAATACATTACCTTCCTTTGGCAAAGAATGTAAACAGTCTGGCACTTCCTCAACGATGTTGCTTTTCTCATCTGAATTAGCTTCAATTTTCTCAGGATTAGAGGCCGTTGACGAAACCAGTGCAGCACTCTCGACTTCCACGGTTCCAGGAAGCCTTTCTGCCGGCAGTGAATTCGGCACAGATGTCATAGAGTTTAAACAAGCTTTCCTCTTCACCATTCTCTTAACAATTCTCTTCTTCTTGACAACCGTTATGGTCGATTTACCAGAACAGACATTGCCAGCTTTAACTGAATTTGGCACCGCATTTTTCCCACGAGAATCATCAGCCTCCCTGGTGCGAGACCGAGAAGAACTATTCTTAACACTCTTCCGCACATTAACCTCCTTCCTCAAACCAGACCTATCATTCCCTTTGCAAGGCGACCTATTTAAATCCACAACCACAACGGAAGACATTCTATACGGCTGCTGCAAACCAGAGTAATAGCCATCAGAGCCCGAAACCCTTTTATTCTTCTCCCCAGAACCCAAATCCGAATCTAAAACCGGCGTCACATTCAAATCAGGAACAGACACTGAACTCGAAGGCGGCGCAACAATAGCCTTGGCCACCAGAGAATTGGACTCAAACGAGATATCAATCTCAACAGGGctcccttctctctcttccccCTTCACCCCATGAGCCAAATATGGCTCCTTTCCCCTGAAAAAGCCATTGCTACCTTCAGGTCCATAACCGGGGTACCGTAACTGCTCAACCTCACGGTTCCTATGATTAGGTTTAACAGTCTGAATCCTAAGAAGCGCGCTCTTCTTCTGCACCTGTTTCTTAGGAGGAGTACGTGCGAATTCATGACCACGCTCTCTACTATTCCCTCTACTATACCTATCCACATTATCAGAACCATGATAATATTTGTCACTGTTACTACCCTTGCTAACTAAATTAGAAGAAGACTCGTGCAACTCTCTtcccctctccctctccctctctctaTCACTCATCACCCACCTCTTGCTCTCCACCCGGGACCCTCTACCGGCCACGTCAGTGTCACATTCCACGCTGTACACGCGCACGTAGGGTGCTGGCTCTACGTCGCCCTGGCTAGGCGCGTGGTAGTCACCGCCGCCCCACGCGAGCGCCTCCCTGGGGTTTTGCTCGTAGGCATCCACCACGAGGCGGTCACGGCGCCCAGGGTCATAGCGGAGGGTTTCGATCGGGGGAGGCGGCGGCGGGGGagggcggtggtggtggtggtggaattCGCGATCGAAATCATCAGTTCTAGGGTTAGGGTTCCAGGGGATGGCGGTGGTGCGGCGAGGAAGGAGGTCGTAGGTGAGAGAACGTGAATCGTCTTCGAGGGTGCGGTGGGGGAGAGATGTGTGGTGGTTGAAAGAGaattgctgctgctgctgctgttggGGTTGGGGAGTGGAAGGGGTGTAGGGTTGCGACAGGGGAGCCGCGTGGAGGGTGCGGTGGTAGGAGAGAGGCGGCGGCGGCGCTGGCGGCGGCGGTGGGAGGTTgctatggtggtggtggtggtgatgcgATTGAGGGTTAAGGGAAGTGTAGCGGGTGGTGCGGTGGTCCTGagggtggtggtagtggtggtggagGAAGTGGTGTTGATCCATTCGATCGGAGCGTGGATTCGAACGAATCGGAGatttgattgattgattgaATGGATGTGAATCGAGAATTTGGGATATGAGATGAAAGGTTGTGTGTGAAAGGAGACGTATTCAGAATTTATGCGGTTTCTTTATTATTCAATTCGATTCAATTATTGGTTATGCCTCGTAGGACTGGGTTACGTAAAGCTTCTGTCTTTCTGTTTCGGATCATCGTTACCAgctcttgtttttcttttcttttttgttttttttttctttaaatttatcattttgatAGATTTTCCTGTGTGATTGTGTTTTTGGTGAAGATTTGGTTTTTAGGATTTAGGTCAGAACTGATGCGAAGTGTTGATTTTTTTCAAGGTAGACTAAAATCTTAAAGACTTTTcatttaagtgaaataaaaacggtaaaaaccAGTCAATTTCAATGAAATAATGATGATAttctaagaaaaagaaaatgtacggctatatttaaattagtttgattcttttaataaatattagcGAACACACATACGCTGTCGCGCATGTATatccacatttttttaatttttataagattaataatatttatttttaaaacatatataataaattttaaaatagttgttaaataaaataattgttaaaaaaatatttttagagtaacggtcaaaataaaaaaataaaaaaaaacggttaaaaataaactaattataaaataattaatttttaaaatattaattaagggtaaaattggaaaatgaaaagtggacacaaaaagaagaatcccctttatatattgttatagatatataaaataaaaaattaatagatattttaggattttattttattttatactctcttttaatatattaggAATATATTAGGAATatcttgaatatattcaaaggTGATATATTAGgatataaaaattgattattttaaaacaataatagaatatatttaacctaataagtaaatttcaatgaaatagtgatattataagaagaaaaagatatgCCGAATTGTGTTTAAactagtttgattttttttaataaatatgtaaaaaatgtaTAGATATTTTAggatcttttttttcttttgtatcaCCTTTCAacatattaagaaatattttgaaaatattaagaaaacatATCTTAAGatctaataattgattattaggttaaatatgtgttccgtcatgaaaattgaaattattaaatctttaaattttgatctaatttagtctttcaactttagaaatgtgtggatttagtcatttttaccaaaatttgttgagtttatttgacatttcaaacgtatttcataataacatttgaattgtttatatcatttgattttttttgcttCAGTGTTAGTTAaaaaactatcatgaaacatgtttcAAATGTCAAATAGATTTAactaaatttggttaaaaggactaaatccatgcatttataaagttgagggactaaattgggtcaaagtttcaaaaaatgaCCAATTCCAATTTTCGCTGAAAgttaaaccaaaaacatatttaacccttgattattttcaaaaagattTCAATCAAATATGTTTAACATACATATGTATGTTTATCCATGGTTTTAAGAAACTATAAATACAACATACAATTATAGGTAGTAGTCATTGAATTCTCTCATTCACTATTATATACTCATATATTCTACAATTCCTTAAAACTCTTATTGACTTGAGCGTTGGAGAGTCTTTTACAGGTATATTAGCAAATATGCTAGCTCTAATCCCATAGTGGATACCAAATGTTCTTACTGGATTTGGACAAAATGTTTGTAAGGTGAAAGGAGTGAGATTCTCAAGAGTTGAGTTGATAGCTCAAGAGTGAGAAATTGATCAATGTTGTTCGAAGATTAAAATACATGATGTGTAGTATTGCTTGTATGTGCTAAATTGATTTGTATTCATACATTATGTGTGTCAACGAAAGTAGTAAGTCTAGTAAATGCAAAGGCTAAATCTTAGCATCAAACAAGTTTAAGGATTAGACGAGTCAAGGTGTCAGACGAGTTTAACAATAGAAATCATTAGGTGAATGCATTAGATGACCTAAGTATCTATGTTAGAGAAATAAAGTGTTAGATGACTAAGGCATTAGACAACAAAGGGTTAGACAACCTAAGACAACTTAAGTCACTAGACGACCTAAGTGTCAGACAACCAATGTCTTAGATAAGCCAAAGCAGCTTAAGTCATTAGACGACCTAAGTGTCAAATGAACTTTGATGTTGAAATATTTATGACGTGCTTTGAAACAAGTTTTTGATCTCTAATTAAtcattcaaattaatatattgatACAATTGTTTGAAACAGAGATTCAATGAAATGAATTACAACGAATAGTATCCTTCTGAAAGAAGTAAGTTTTTAAATCAAACGTTCAAATGAAATTAGTATTGAGAAATATCTTATGAAGTTGTAACCTGTGAGCTTTATTCTCCTTTGAGAGAGTGTCATTTGCTTATTGTTGTAATTAAGAGTTCTTGATCTCAAGGGGAGATTGAGAAGGATACCTAGAGAGGTTGATACTCGGTGTAACTTGGAGAGGTTTGTACTCGTGTACTTAGAGAGATTGAAACTCGTGTAACCTAGAGAGGGTGATACTCGTTCAAGATTAAAGTTATTGATTAGTGGAACTTCTTAAGAAGGTTGCTTAAGGGACTAAACGTCGCCTTAAGTAGATGTGAACCGGTATAAATTTGTTGTGTGCATTCTCTTTATCCTTACACCTCTATTTTCAAGTAGTAAATTCGTTTGTAATTATATACTTATGCgcatgttttgaattttttttaggcTTTATTCATCCCCTTTCATTAAGCCACATTACACCAACATCTACATATGCATGTTCCCAATACAATTAAGCTTGGATGCCTCAACATCCATAAGCTACCAATACAATTAAGCTCGAATGCAATTGACATCCGCAAGCTACTAATATAATTAAGCTTAGATGCATTCAACAACTACAGGCTACCTAACTAAGCTTGAATGCATCAATATCTGCAAACTATTAATACAATTAAGCTTGTATTCCAGATATCTACAAGTTACTCGTTAAAGCTTGGATCTCAGATATCCACAAGCTACTCATTAAAGCTTAGATCTCCAAACATCTAAGAGTTACTCATTAAATCTCAGATTCCATATATCTATAAGGTACTCGTTAAAGCTCATATCCTTAGATATCTACAAGctacatacaaaataaaatcaattaaagctTGGATCCAAGTCATCTTATGTCTACTTAAAACACGTTAAATTAAAGTCATTTAATGTATTCCATTAATCATATCAAAGTAATCCAAATTGAATATGTGGAAGtcattttgaaataaatgaCCACATTGGGTGAAAGTAATCATCCAAAACCATTTTGAAAATACAATTAATTATCCATGTTGATATTAAGTTAATGGTAAAACATGTTCATTCATTATTGGATCTATTGCAtcttgtcaacacccaatttcgtttAGGAAAATAAGtttgttcttaaaaaataataaaaaatatatgtttttaattaatgatagaaaaaacaaaaaaaaagggaaaaaaagtgtaatattttttctttaaactttctagcattaaaagaaaaaaaagaaaggagaacccaatttgtttttaattgtcaCATTCTTTATATGAGCCCAAatgttttatacatatttaCACTCCTCACATGGCATGTTAGAAAAGGATATTTTAAAATCTCTGTTTTTTAAAGAAGggtacaattttaataattaaaagcaaatattcccggtaataatatttttagagaaGGGTACGgttttaataattagaagcaaatattctcgataataatgtttttcaaagaattgtatgattttaataattagaagcaaatattcCTGGTAAtcattagaatcaattatatgaatattatgttatgatttgagTTACGTAATATGTTGCATCAGGATCTTCATGTACCAGAAAATATATGATTCTAATCATTACAGGCaatatttcttaataatttataattaataccCTAGATATTATGCGAcgatttaatttctataatatttttcatcgggaccaattccttcctcatatatttcattataattaaagacGAGGATTACAGTGGTTTCCCAAGGTGtctatataagcacaaaatcTCTCCAATGCAAGACACACAAAAAAATTCCACACTTCTCTTCCTTTTTCTCATTACCATAGCACACACAAAAATAGGATCACCTCTATATCCTCTCAATTGGATTTGCTCTATTTATGGCCTTGAAAGGTAAGTTCTTTTCTGCTTCTAATGTTTTTCATGTATTTatgagaataataaaattaatgggtTGTGAATTTTGATGTCATTACTCTGTTACAATATCAAGTGTATGATTGTTGACTCAATATACTACTGAACGTGTTTGGGGTATGATGTTATGTAATTTAAGGACTGAATTCATGATTGATATGTGTCGTATGACAACATTATAAACTCCTTTGTAAGCTCTTAATTCTcctctttttaaaaaataaaaacaaaaattataaattgtactctttttatatataatttttggaaATCATGTCAAGTGTTGGATTTGTTtgataacttaaatatttttattttgttgaatcTCAGATTctctttataataaaaaaaattcaaatctaaaattaaaaatatcaaccaacaaatattcttttataaagaACTTCGTTATCCCTGATTTTCTAGATGGAAATACGTAAGAGTGAGGTAAAATCCTTGTCGaacctaaaaaaataaaaaaaataataataattttgtttgtttctttattattttgtatatgtatttattttgtttgatttttggggaacaacaaatattttaaaaagctACTTTTATTTTGCATACTTAATTAAAGGGAACTGTCTTAGGACAGACGTTATGAGGTGCTAATTCCTTCCCCACACATAACTGACTCCCaaacccaaatttggtttcaaagttttttttttttaatttttgtatatagttttccataataaactatggtggcgactcctctgtaccttttaaattattttcatcattccgccgcgatttcggttgcgacacaTCTCATTTACATTTAGCTTGGAAGGCTTGTGTACTACCCtaaaaaatattaggaaaaTATTTGTGAGATACTTAATATTGTTGGTgttagggatggcaatgggACGAGGACAAGTTTCGGAATCTCATACCCATCCCTATAAAAAACTTCATtcacatccccatacccaagcCCAATGGAtattaaacttttgtcccatccccatcccacCGGCGTTACTCATACTCATATCCACTTTCTTACtgtttcaatatcaattaattaattttcataaaataatataaaattacagtaaaggaaatataaaattatcaaatatttagtattAAGTATAGgtttgtttctttgatatcaaatatttagaaagaaattataattgtatacatttcaaattagaataccaaacaaaatttcataaaaaccaaaacatttattaaatttgcaataGAATACcaactaaaatttcatgagaaccaaaacatttattaaatttgcaaacattaatgaaacctagttgataaaatttaaaaatattttaaaaaaaatataaaaggaaaacaaatatccaaattaaaatatgttttaaaagtctatttactttaattttttaaattctaatgaatatcttttttatacactaataaaaattataatacatcacttaatcaaaatcatgtaaagaataaagattgaagtaataataataaattttcagcataggtcttgtatcttttgaacttcaatatatattggatgatgataaaaaaaggattcatagcaattatattaaatttttatattatagtaaataaaatttatttatacaattataatgacaaaattaaagttggataatgagttagaaaaaaaaaatagttatataaaatataaaaaaatagtattcgacatgataaaaataaacaaaaaatacaaataataaaaaagtttcaaatatATGTCTTGgaaaaaatttgagatattattgAATGAAATTGCACAAAGGAAAGCATACATATAATTACatgtatgataagatgaaaaataccttagaaatttttttaaatatcaacatagtcaatgattgagaaataacgaaaattgttttagcaaaaaaaaaagttcttcaaatgaaaccaaaattaataataatagagcaaagaagataaatttttaatattacctagtaaatgaaagattCATGTTATTAAACACTTGAATTGAGAGTGtttaacattttcatgtgaaaggaagatatataataaataaaaatattaaaacaatagaaatattcaaatatgagacataaaaattatttaattaacatacatcaattgaacataattggataaaggttatgataagacgaacaatatattggagatgcaaaagaatttcataaaaaacaaacaaatagaagaattaaacaataaaaattgtgtagtaattaatatatatatatatatatatatatatatataatattaataaattgactatgaatatttttataatttaaacgGGAATGGAGATATGGTGGGGAcaggtattatggcgggtatggGGACGGAGACGGGACGAATATGTACATCCAATGGTAGATCTTTACCAGTAAATTTGAagggaccaaaataatatatttaaaatttatatatttaattattgttattaatttaacaaaaatgtatataattaagtattgaatttctatttagaaaaattatagtttttaagttgtattttatgtataatccattttaaataaatttttctaatttcatctatttcacttttttatttattggatACTCTCATATTTGAGAATGTCTCCTAGTTAAgtttcaaagaattaatatgaaactccaACCTATAATTCTTCGAATATTAAGAAATGATTCATCTAATTTGATCATTGGATCTTATTATCAtgtttgaaaatatgtaaagaagTAAATCTATCTTGTTTCCATCTTAACATATATCTTCCCTTTActcactttaaaaaaatgattatattattttatttttcatcaatatacttatttaaaaaaatttaagactaaaaataatttatcaaaatttagtcgAAAATTGAGAGACGTAACTACTAAAAGAATTATATGATGATCaagcaaaaactaaaaaatggttatgaaaaaacatatattatataacttttccttctatattcataaaatataaatatacaaaacaattatgagactaaaaaataatgacttttaaactaatatttcagtATCAAGAGATAATAGAGAATAACATTTCTATCTTAAAACGGGGACGAGGACGGGGTGGGTAtatacatccccatacccaattgaaaaagtcagagattcccatacccaattgaaaaagtcggggattcctaTACTCATATCCGTACCCAGTCAGTGCGGAGATTCCTTGTCAAAATAGGACAAGTTCAGGTAATACTCACGGGGatgagtttatttgtcatctctagttGGTGCAAGATGACTCTAGAACGAGGTTGAATAGAGTCTATAAACATTTTAAACGTTATGTGCAGATATAAAGGGATtaagacaaaatataagaaatagaCTATACACACAAAATTTATACTACTTCAGTCTTAACACAAGGATACATTCAATCTTTTAAGCACCTAGCTTAAGAAATTCCACTAATGAAATATCCTAATTTGATTACACTGAATATTAACCTCTCCAAGTATCACAAGTATTAACCTCTCTAGATATTGCAATTATCAACCTCTTCAGGTATCATGAGGTAAGTGAGTACAATCTCTCCATATAACAAGTATAAACCTCTTTTGGTATAACCTTCTTAATCTTCTTCTGAGAATAAGAACTCTCAAGTATTAATGAAAAAGACACTTTCAAGTTAAAGAGCAAAATCAAAGTTCGGAGGGTATACTTTACTATATGAAgaatattacaataattaagCTCTTAGCCTAAGTATGTTTACATAAGACTTTTTTAGATTTGACTTTATACACTCAACGTCTGCTCTTCttgtatttgttctttttccTCTTGATTTCTTTGTATATTCACTTCgtgctttttatttttgtgcatGTAGATatctttcttttcatctttGTATTGTtccttaatttataaatattttgttggtTAGAGTAGTTGAtgttgaaattatattttgatttaatttagaaCCTTTGATGTGATTATATGactttttatcaataattgagactttattttgattaagataatcactttaactaaaattaatcaaaaattgtactttggttaattagctttttacttgATAAAAAGGCAAAAGAATATACATGATTAGACATGGTAAAATTTagttgagactgtactttgattaatagtgaggatgccaacaaaatCAAgattttacattgattaatttgaaaatctaagacaataattaattaaacaataatctttagataaccaatAATGTTGTTGTAGTTGAGTAGTATTCATTTGATCACGTCATTGAAAAATTTATCAATCTTTAAATGttgtaaaatgaaaatattgattcAAATCAAAAGAGATACAAGAATGAATAAAAGAAGTTCATCCCCAATGCCAAGCGTCACACACCTTCAAAGTTCTTTTGCCTAACCATTTCCGCCTGGCGAAACCATCCCCAATGCCAG from Vigna unguiculata cultivar IT97K-499-35 chromosome 8, ASM411807v1, whole genome shotgun sequence encodes:
- the LOC114193719 gene encoding uncharacterized protein LOC114193719 isoform X2 is translated as MDQHHFLHHHYHHPQDHRTTRYTSLNPQSHHHHHHHSNLPPPPPAPPPPLSYHRTLHAAPLSQPYTPSTPQPQQQQQQQFSFNHHTSLPHRTLEDDSRSLTYDLLPRRTTAIPWNPNPRTDDFDREFHHHHHRPPPPPPPPIETLRYDPGRRDRLVVDAYEQNPREALAWGGGDYHAPSQGDVEPAPYVRVYSVECDTDVAGRGSRVESKRWVMSDRERERERGRELHESSSNLVSKGSNSDKYYHGSDNVDRYSRGNSRERGHEFARTPPKKQVQKKSALLRIQTVKPNHRNREVEQLRYPGYGPEGSNGFFRGKEPYLAHGVKGEEREGSPVEIDISFESNSLVAKAIVAPPSSSVSVPDLNVTPVLDSDLGSGEKNKRVSGSDGYYSGLQQPYRMSSVVVVDLNRSPCKGNDRSGLRKEVNVRKSVKNSSSRSRTREADDSRGKNAVPNSVKAGNVCSGKSTITVVKKKRIVKRMVKRKACLNSMTSVPNSLPAERLPGTVEVESAALVSSTASNPEKIEANSDEKSNIVEEVPDCLHSLPKEGNVLKEDKEGGLPQLSLGPDSTSQDCESDKDSDNREVSRFEIERDGNISKFPSRASSSEDKKSDSGCLDVNNDVFDNGNIIFMHDNANTSDCLGANNSVPGTDTVTEFLSGSTISEVNHMDYGNKQLSQNEGSLSVGNYSNVQSPLNNNLVDAGDEILKTSDTFSSSRKIRIQDGLDCLQHSSALKQGSDNGSSNLEDCIVHGSGIMHDAGNQLAHGDVTMHPENCETEKTFPDSNILAGSGEGNTKKIKKRKARTQLNILSSEMESLSPDHVNPVSLANNVDGGTGLMSKDPSASIVLDQSVQNDVDSITGLDGVTALHEEGEFLETQFYAANNNNDDANEVSPSSKRKKVTANPNFTQCQSEISAVIVVTTTSDVETPVNLNDNQEHQKEFALSSMGMCIPSSVQSMPYSESITKMSDNIFSGGSFDSTDANRETMSSEYSELQHSDIVSFSPCEDLAFQNDHFSPLEGECKENITPVVLVSNTQIGVLGVGNTLGEKTDLQAVKGNYQYRDFVQRSPRPDMEPNDLNVKNDLLAQQNLMSCPTSGDEVTTSNSNDEFIVDAPGALSDIFSQGMASEVPDRRSLEFTAINDENICGVEENTSSVHQTIQNSRSDSAFGHSNMITKKTISEPSQVSSKVTTQALNSYRFGLSGTKNQSGSVIPKTFPGHSFTFLKSETKTSASSTHVSKPRTWHRTGNNPPISVPRINSVRTVPPKRPILERKGNFQNTSYVRKGNSLVRKPTPVPALPQISSVNKSSSSGFGEISKSTKSESRADVTDQPMYLRAGATYSQQRQRQRTPPLPIDTKSEENTSSSLVEPSGGSCENVSDPKTFIEINNNAQNSSEDALKHCEILENQPVPSDNGESQVEVNEGNPLSLNTKRIVYIKPKTNQLVATSNSCDVSVSTDDNGQTAFSDGYYKRRKNQLVRTTFESHTNQTAVVPNGMANSDGQGTSNALCNTRFSKKRLHKAVRSSCKRSRASLVWTLCSKNSSEHDRNSRHNQKVLPQLFRWKRATFASSFNSSSVSAIRSKHGFSLWKSRVLGVGGCSLKWSKSIEKNSKQANEEATLAVAAVERKKREQKNAVCISSQSKSRKHSFHESSSYHSADNSVFVLLKIYASCINYLSVTLTLKVVVECAGERIFRIGSVRYRMDPSRRTLQRISVDESQSSGSTSSGLASKSAYIPRRLVIGNDEYVRIGNGNQLIRDPKKRTRKLANEKVRWSLHTARQRLARKQKYCQFFTRFGKCKKDGGKCPYIHDPSKIAVCTKFLNGLCSTPNCKLTHQVIPERMPDCSYFLQGLCSNSNCPYRHVNVNPNASICEGFLRGYCADGNECRKKHSYVCPTFEATGSCTEGSKCKLHHPKKQSKGKKRKRSGDQNKTRGRYFGSIPAADVSESGMMVAPNRHKQSSEIEEELSDYISLDVMSEEVADTDDLSFDPAELCENDSLDDLDELIKPVLLLKTKFTSQSPDSYLPRKWWRLRSFVNEVI